The genomic stretch ATGCGCTTCATGCTGGTAGGCACCATCCTCTTTTCCATCGGTTCGCTGCTGATCAAGCTCGCCGGTGAACATGTTCCCACCATGCAATTGTTGTTTTTGCGCGGTGTGGTCGGTGTTGTTTTGTGCTGGGTTCTTCTTCGACGATCCGGGGTCGGTTTCTTTGGCAATCGGCGGTGGTTTCTTCTCGCTCGGGGGTTGGTAGGCTTCATTTCCTTGTTCGCAGAGTTCTATGCGCTTATCCATTTGCCTCTGGCTGATGCAACCGCCATCATTTTTACGCATCCGGCAATTGTCGCCTTGCTGGCATGGTTTGTTCTCAAGGAACGGCTCGGTAAGTGGGGGCTTGTGGCTGTGGGGGCCAGTCTGACCGGCGTAGCCCTTGTCTGTCGGCCTAGTTTTCTTTTTGGAGTGGGCAAGGCTGATCTTGATCCTGTTGCCGTGGCTGTGGCGCTCGCAGGCGTACTGGTTACCGCGTTGGCCATCCTTGTTGTGAGGACGCTGGCGAAAACTGAGCATCCTGCAGTCGTTATGGCATATCCCCCCTTATTGATCTGCCTGATCGGGCCTTTTTTCTCGCATGACTGGGTCATGCCGACCCCAATCGAATGGCTGTATATCGCCGGAATCGCGATTTCGATGAATCTCGGTCAATATTTCATGACACGTGGCTACGCCATTGAATCTGCCGCACGTATCAGCGGAATCACCTGTCTGGAAATGGTTTTTGCCGCCATGTGGGGTGTCTCATTCCTTGGTGAAATACCGGACTACTGGACGATCAGCGGCGGCACCTTGATTGTGTTGGGGACGTTCCTGCTCGGGCGCGACAGTCTGGACGACACACCGGAAAAGTCAGTCGCATAACAGGTTGTGACAAGACGTTTGTGTCATTGCGGCATACGTACTGTGTGCCCTGACTTTCAGAACTTTTCGAATACATCCATCAATTCGTCGTCAATGGTGACCGGGTCCTGTGCATTGAGTTGAACCAGCCGGTGCAGGAAGGTGAAGCTCAGTTCGTCCATTTCCTTGAATCGCATGGCTATCTGGTTGTCGCCGGAGCGAATGATATCGCCTTCGGTGACAATCCGTACGCTGGGTGACAAGGGAATGTGTAGCTCGGCATGTGTTCCCACATGGCAGTCATCACATCCAACGAGTAAGGCTCCCTTGAGGCTGATGTCCCTGGTCTCCACCGGGATGACAACGTCGTCCACGGTGACGTATGCTTCGAATCCCGCCTTGACGCGGGTGCTGTGTCGCTTGTTGTCGTCCATGATGATCACTCCTTAACCCTTGTATAACATATTTTGGACGGTGAGCAAAAGACCTGCTTGCTGAAGAGTGGCGGTCAGGAGGCGCGATGTTGTTTGTGAGCCGTCCTGAAATAGGTTGACGGTTTTTGAAGGTTTCAATCAGGCTGTGGGGCTAGGGTGTGTCGACAATCACTTCAGCCACAGCCACATTGCTCCTACGTACACGAAAGCAAGATAGGACGTCGCCAGCTTGTCGTATCGTGTTGCAATCCTTCGAAACTGTTTTAAATTTCCAAACATACACTCTATAGCACTTCGCTCCTTATAGAGATGTTTGTCATATGTTCGCCTTGTCTTTCTGTGAGAGCGAGGAGGGACAACCGGATTGGCATTCATGGCTTCAATTGCCATTACAATTTCATCTGAATCATAGCCCTTATCAGCAAGGACATGCTCGGCAGCCTGTCCTTCAATAAGCGGAATCGCCATACTGCAATCCGCTGTATTTCCAGGTGTTAATATGAATTTAGTTGGACATCCGAGAGCATCTGTGGCAGCATGGACTTTCGTTGAAAACCCTCCTCTAGATTTCCCCACCGACTGCTGGAGGTGCCCCCTTTCCGCCAGCCGAATGCTGATGAGCTCGCACTATTGTGCTGTCAATCATGAGCCATTCAGTATCAGCGTCTACCGCAAGCGTGTTGAAGATCATTTGCCATACACCTTTCTTGGCCCAGCGGATAAATCTCTTATGGACCGAAGACCACTTGCCATAGCTTTCTGGCAAATCTCGCCAAGGCGCCCCTGTCTTGCCAATCCACATGACTGCATCAATGAATAGCCTGTTATCTTTTGCAGTTACACCGCAGTCACTTTGTTTTCCTGGAAGATATTCTTTGATTTTATCCCACTGATCGTCGCGTAGAGCGTGTCTTTTTTGCACTGCCAACCTCCTGCCAAGAAGTATAGCAAATCTCAGAATGATTGTCGACACGCCCTAGCCCCACAGCCTGATTCGTGTACATCGTTTGGCGTTCTCATTCCTAGGCTGAGATGTGGCCGTTGTGAATTGTATATCTCAACGGATTCCCTCACCAGGGTATTGAGCTCTGCAAAGTCGTTGCATTTGGTGACCATGAACTCTTGCTTCAGAATTCCATTCATCCGTTCCGCCAAGGCATTTTGATAGCAGTCATAGCCATCTGTCATGGAAGGAACCATGCCGGATTCCTGGAGTTTTCTCTGGTAGACCGAAGAAGCGTATTGGAGTCCTCGATCTGAATGGTGAATTGTATTCACCCTCCTTCGCTTGTTTTCAACTGCCGCGTCCAGCGCTTTGGTTGTGCTTTCCGCACTGAGATCCCGGCTCACGTTGTATCCCATTATCTTCCGGCTGAATGCATCTGTCACCAGCGACAGATAGCATGTTTGCTCACGTGTATTCACGTAGGTAATGTCGCTTACGAACACCTGCTCAGGACATCTCGGTTGAACATCTTTCAACAAGTTGGGATGCTTTTTTAGCCAATGCTTCGAGTTGGTTGTCTTTGTATAGTTTTTCCGTCGCTTGATGAGCATATGCTCTCGCCGCAGCAGGGAAAACAACCCATCACGTCCGAGCCTGATTCCCTTTGCGGAAAATGCGTCCTTCAACAGGTGGTACAGCTTTCGAGTCCCAAGGCGGGGCATCCTGGTCCGCACGTTCAGGACCATGGCCTTTGCCTCCTGATACATGGCTTCCCGTGCATCATGGCGCTTTTCAGCCTGATACACGGACTGCCGACTGACCCCGAGCTGCCTGCAACAAGCAGACAAGCTTATTTGTCTTTCTCTCTGAAGACTTCGTGCAGCTCGGGGGTAAGCTTTTTTCTTATAGAAGTCCCAAACTCGCGGTCGGAAATCTCAATCATTTTATTGAGAAGCGCGGTCTTGATCTTTTCTTCCTCAAGCTCTTTCTCCAGCCGTTTGATCTTCTGGACCGGTGTTTCTCTGGCTTTTGGGTCTTTTCGGGAATGTACCATGGACTTGCTCCAATCAAGGGTGCCGTGCTTCCTGAGCCACTTCAGCACAGTGCTTCGCCCTTGAATACCATAAAGAGCCTGAGCCTGCTTGTACGTCATCTCGCCCTTTTCCACCTGTGCCACAACCGACAATTTAAAGGCCATCGTGTAATCGCGTTGGGTGCGTCTAACTCGCTGTTTGGATTTGTCTTCCATAAATAGGTCCTCTGGGTGTCAACCTATTTCAGGACGGGACATTGAAATAAAAAAGGCCGGAACCATGTGGTTCCGGCCTTTTGCTTTGTATTTCGAGAAGTCTAGTCGTATTCGACTGCGCTGAACTTCATCAATGCATCCCAGTTGTGGATGGCTTCCACGTAGCGGATGGTGCCGGTCTTGCCGCGCATGACCAGAGAAGAAGTCTCGGCGCCGTGTCCGTGGTAGGCAACACCTTTCAGGAAGGTGCCGCCGGAGATGCCGGTGGCGGCGAAGAACAGGTCTTCACTCTTGACCAGATCGGAAACGGTCAGCACGCGGCGAACATCCATGCCATATTCGGCCAGAGCGTTCTTTTCGTCCTGCTTCTGCGGATCGAGCTTGGCGAACATCTCGCCGCCCATGATACGGATGGCGATGGCGGAGAGCACGCCTTCCGGGGTTCCGCCTGTTCCCATCATGACATCCACCTCGCAGCGGGGGTCGATGGCCATCAACGAACCGGTGATATCACCGTCGGTGTGCAACTGAATGCGGGCACCGGCTTCGCGGATGTCGCTGATCAGCTTTTTGTGACGGGGCTTGTCCAGAACGAAGACGACCAGATCGTCAACATCCTTGTCGAGCGCACGGGCGATCAACTTGAGGTTGTGACCGGTGGGTGCTTCGATATCAACAACGTCTTTTGCCTGGGAAGGCACGACGAGTTTCTGCATGTAGTAGCTCGGGCCCGGATCGAACATGGCTCCTGCGGGAGCAACTCCGACAACGGAGATGGCGTTGGGACGACCGTTGGAGAGCAAGTTGGTGCCTTCCAGCGGATCGACGGCGATGTCGACTTTGGGGCCTTTGGCGCGACCAAGCTTTTCACCGTTGAAAAGCATGGGAGCGTCGTCTTTTTCCCCTTCGCCGATCATGACGCGACCTTCGATATCGAGGGTATTGAAACAAAGACGCATGGCGTCAACAGCAGCCTGGTCGGCGGAGATCTTGTCTCCCTTTCCGAGCCAGCGTGCACATGCCAGTGCGGCGGCTTCGGTGACACGGACGAGATCGAGGGCCAGATTTTTCTGCGGAGCTTCCATAGCTGTCTCCTAATATTTTTCGCGAATCATCGCGGCGAAGTTTTCCGGGGTGAAGCCGTATTTGTCGGACAGGGTCTTGCCGGGGGCGCTGGCGCCAAAGTGGTCGATGCCGAGTACGACACCTTCCAGACCGACATATTTGTACCAGTAATCGGTGCGACCGGCTTCGGCAGCGGCACGGGCCGTGACTTCAGGCGGCAGCACTTCATCTTTATATGATTTGGGTTGAGCGTCAAACAGCTTCGCCGAAGGCATGGAAACCACGCGAACCTTGCGCTTGAACAGCTTGGCGGTTTCCAGTGCCAGAGATACTTCGGAGCCCGAAGCGATGAGGATCAGGTCGGGAGTGCCGTCGCAATCCTTGAGAACGTATCCGCCCTTGCGGGGGCCGTCCTGAACAGCGGGGTACTCGGCCGGATCGAGAATCGGCAGTCCCTGACGGGTCAGGAAAATGGCCGAAGGCATCTTTTCCTGCTTCATGGCGATATCCAGACAGACCTTGGTCTCCTGAGCGTCAGCCGGACGCAGGTCGATGAGGTCCGGGATCAGGCGCAGGGAGCTGACGTGCTCGATGGGCTGATGGGTGGGACCGTCTTCGCCGACCCAGAAGGAATCGTGAGTGAATACGTACAGTACCGGCAGTTCCTGCAGCGCGGACATGCGAATGGCGTTGCGGCAGTAGTCGGAGAAGGTCAGGAAGGTTGCGCCGAAAGGCATCAGGCCGCCGTGCAGCTGGATACCGTTCATGATGGCGGCCATGGGGAATTCGCGAACACCGAAGGCCAGGTTGCGAGCAGTGTACCCGTCAATGGCGAAGTCGCCGTAGGTGGTACGGAAGTTCATGGTCTGGTTGGACGGATCAAGGTCTGCGGAACCACCGATCAGGGTGGGCAGGGAATCCATCACGGAATCAAGGCAGGTACCCCATGCCTTACGGGTAGCCATGGTCTCACCCGGGGTGAATTCAGGCCAGTCGATGGACAGCTCGGGACGCGGCTTGTTGACCTGCTCCCAGATGGCGGCGAAGTCGATGTCAGCCATTTTCTCTTCAACCAGAGCCTGCCACTTGTCAGCCTTTTCGCGCATGCCGTCGAAACGGGCGCGGTATGCTTCCAGAACATCTTCGGCGACGTGGAAATCTTCGGCGGGAAGGCCGAGTTTTTCCTTGGTTGCCGCGATTTCGTCAGCCTTGAGCGGCTCACCGTGGGTTTTGTGGCTGCCTTCCATGGTGGCGCAGCCTTTAGCCATGGTGGTGTTACCGATGATCAGCGTGGGACGGGAGGTCTCAAGCTGTCCGGCCTTGATGGCGGCACGGATTTCATCATGGTTGTGACCATCCACTTCGATGACGTGCCAGCACAGTCCTTCAAAGACTTTCTTGTGGTCGGTGCAGTCGGCCTGACAGGTGGGGCCGGCCAACTGGATTTTATTGGAATCGTAGTAGGCGATGATCTTGCCCAGTCCCCACAGACCGGCAAGGGAAGCAGCGCCCAGAGCAATGGGTTCCTGCAGGTCGCCGTCCGAAGAGAGGACATAGGTGTAGTGATCCATGACATCGGAACCGAGCTTTTCGCGGAGGTATGCCTCGGCGACAGCAAAACCGACGGTCATGGCAAAGCCCTGCCCGAGAGGACCGGTGGTGGCCTCGACGCCCGGAGTCAGATGGACTTCAGGGTGTCCCGGTGTCAGGGAATCGAGCTGGCGGAAGTTTTTGATATCGTCCATGGAGATGAAGCCGTTGAGGTGCAACAGCGCGTAAAGCAACATGGACTCGTGGCCGGCGGAAAGGATGAACCGGTCACGGTTGAACCACTTGGGGTCGTCCGGATTGAAGTTAAGGAATTCGGAGAACAGGATGGTGGCGTAATCGGCGGAGGACATTGCGCCGCCGGGATGACCGGAGTTGGCCTTGGCAACGCCGTCCATGATCAACCCTTTGACCACGGCGATGGTCTTATCCGTCATTTGCGTCATGGTAATATACCTTTTTAAAAGTTGTTATTTGGCTACTGTGTCGATGAGGTCGATACGTCGCTGATGACGATCGCCACCGAAGTCCGTTTCCAAAAATGCCTTGAGAATCTCCACGGCCAACCCCTGGCCGGTGACTCGTTCGCCCAAACAGAGGATGCGTGCATCGTTGTGCTCGCGTGCCATCCGGGCGAGAAATTCGTTGGTGCAGAGTGCGGAGCGCACGCCCATGCGGTTGGCGGTCATGGTCATGCCCTGCCCGGTGCCGCAGATGAGTACACCCATCAGGTTGTCGTCCGCTTTCACCTTTTCCGCAACCTTGGCAGCGAAATAAGGGTAGTCGCAGGAATCGAGACAATCGGGACCTTCGTCGATGACGTCGTATCCCCACTGTTTCAGACAGGCGATGAAAACCTGCTTTAAGTTATAGCCGCCGTGATCGGAGCCAATGACAATGGTTTTATTCACTTTGGATTTCTCCCGTTTTAGCTCTGCTGCTCGCGCAGCTTGCTCATGCGTTCCTCGCGGTCACGAATGAGTTCGTCCTTCAGAGTCTCGATTTCCTCTTTCAGAAAGTCGATCTGCCGAAGGCTCATTTCCTTTTCCGCCTTCCTTCCTCTGGGCGCCTCTGCGATACGCCCGAGGTTGCCATATTCCTGTTCGAGTTCTTTTTCAAGTCTGCTGATCTCGAAACGGGTGAGAATCGACTTGCCGAGCCACTTGATTTCAGCCACCCAGGTCTTCAGCCCGAGTGTGAATACTTCCAGAACCGAGTCATTATTATGCGATTCACTCATCATACGTCCTCATGTGTGACAGGAGCATTATTGTTTTATGGATGTGTAGCCATTATCCAGGCGTTTGATCAAAGCCCCTTCGGGCAGTTCCAGATCCGTGGATTCGTTTGGCCATGCTTTTGTCTTCAATTCTCGTGACTTAACGCGCAAGACTCCCTGCTCCCCGTCGTCCATGGTCAGGACCACGCGTCCGGGCAGTGGGAGCGGTTCGTCGCCGTATCGTTCGACGCTGAGTTGCCACATCCGCTTCTCTTCATACGCATCAGGGGCCGTTCCTTCAATGATAATCGGGTGACCGGCCTTATCCAGCGTTATGGATCGGATGGAACCATGGTTCACTTCGTAAATGTAATGATCCCCATCCGGTCGAGCGTTTCCGTATTTCTTGGGAGCCAGTTCGGAAAAATCTCCCATGGTCACTCGGGCAAGTGTGTTGAGAGAAAAGGGGAAAGGCATGCCCAGCCGGGTTGCTCCGAGAACCGGGTTGATGTGGGCGTACGCGATGTTCTCAGAAGGGTAATATACCAGCAGGCCGTCGCCGTTCTCCCTGATGTGCGCCAACAACTTGCCGATGCCTGCCGCAATATCTAGGCGCATGGCACCATCGAAATTACCCCACATGGAAACACGTGTGAGATTGGTGCGTCGTGTAGGGACAACTCTGGTGTAACGTAACGAAGCGCTGATCAGAACCCCGGGGGCTTCTGTGGGAGCGCAGTAGTTGTCACGAAAAGAACGCCATGCCGCTTCGGGTGTTTCCTGGATGGTTCCGGGCGGCAGCTTGGGTGCGCATCCGACCACGCTCAGCAGCACGAGGAGCGCCGCCATTGGTGTGAAGCGTATGAACACGTTACAGAAGTTGATCATAAATCCTTGAGCTTCTTCTTGATGTGTTCCGGTTCACGCGTGCCGTGCTTGAGGGAATAATTATATCCCTTGCGGGCTTGCTTGATGTTGCCCATGGCAGCCGCGATGTCGCCGTAATGTTCCCATATGGTCGGGTCGTCATTCATGGCGTCAACTGCGAAGCCGATGGTCTCCCATGCCTTGTCCAGCTTGCCTTGCTTGAAGTAGACCCATGCCACGGAGTCCAGAATGTAGCCGTTTTCCGGGTCAAGGGAAGAGGCTTTCTGCACCAGCACCAGAGCCCGATCAAGGTCACGCCCTTCTTCGGCCAGGGTGTAGCCAACAAAGTTGAGTGCATTGATGTGGTCCGGGTGGCTGCGAAGCACCTTTTCCATTATTTCAAGTCCTTCGGAGCGTCGGTCGGTCTCTTCGTACAACATGCCAAGCTCATAGCTGATCTCGGGGTTATCCTTGAGTCGTTTCAGCCCGTCTTTCAGGACTGCTTCCGCACCGTCGATATCGTCGATGCTGCGCAGCAGTTTGGATTCGAGCACGTAGAAAATGTGCCCTTTGGGGAAAAGCTCCTTGCCCTGTCGTGCCAGTTCAAGGGCCTTATCCGTGTCGCCCTGCACGTGGTACAGTTGGGATTTGAAACGCAGTGCGTGCGGGTAGAGGCGATCGTCTTCCCTGACTCGGGAAAGCTGTTTGAGGGCCTTGTCCGGGTCTTTCTCGCCGTCATTGGCGATAACCGCTTTATAGAAATAGTACTCGGCAGGAATCTCGCCGTCCGATGTCAGCATATCCAGAACCGTCGATCCCTGTGCGTAGAACTGATCATCTATGAACATGAGCGCCGCATCCAGGATGAACGCCTTTGACAGCGGACCGTCCAGAGTCAGTTGCAGGGCGCGATCAGGGTTGTTCAGCTTGAGGTTCAGGTTGATCATGCGCAACCGTGCTTCGGGGAAGGGGTCGCCCTGTTCGAGGATGGTGGTGTAGGTCTTTTCCGCCTCGACGTAGTCCTTGTTCAACTCGTATTGGTAGGCAAGTTCGACTAGTGCCTCAGTAAAG from Pseudodesulfovibrio profundus encodes the following:
- a CDS encoding tetratricopeptide repeat protein yields the protein MPTKHRSPSATAATLLLLCLAMAGLSACASSSKSRSPQIEPRPLSTEAQLNYDYLVYQDQMQRLQRHMSEGKQSDLTPEDVQDIKERAEEALDRLLKEAPSPQLYLEKASMYWNDQAGPARSRTILKEGLDAFPDNRVLTIYLANSYAIENRIGAAVDVMVDYLSRHQDDFQVRERLGQMLMDAGENAKALDELKRIPTDKRTADTYYAIGRTQGNLGMRKAAIANLRKAVSMDPRFTEALVELAYQYELNKDYVEAEKTYTTILEQGDPFPEARLRMINLNLKLNNPDRALQLTLDGPLSKAFILDAALMFIDDQFYAQGSTVLDMLTSDGEIPAEYYFYKAVIANDGEKDPDKALKQLSRVREDDRLYPHALRFKSQLYHVQGDTDKALELARQGKELFPKGHIFYVLESKLLRSIDDIDGAEAVLKDGLKRLKDNPEISYELGMLYEETDRRSEGLEIMEKVLRSHPDHINALNFVGYTLAEEGRDLDRALVLVQKASSLDPENGYILDSVAWVYFKQGKLDKAWETIGFAVDAMNDDPTIWEHYGDIAAAMGNIKQARKGYNYSLKHGTREPEHIKKKLKDL
- the glpX gene encoding class II fructose-bisphosphatase → MEAPQKNLALDLVRVTEAAALACARWLGKGDKISADQAAVDAMRLCFNTLDIEGRVMIGEGEKDDAPMLFNGEKLGRAKGPKVDIAVDPLEGTNLLSNGRPNAISVVGVAPAGAMFDPGPSYYMQKLVVPSQAKDVVDIEAPTGHNLKLIARALDKDVDDLVVFVLDKPRHKKLISDIREAGARIQLHTDGDITGSLMAIDPRCEVDVMMGTGGTPEGVLSAIAIRIMGGEMFAKLDPQKQDEKNALAEYGMDVRRVLTVSDLVKSEDLFFAATGISGGTFLKGVAYHGHGAETSSLVMRGKTGTIRYVEAIHNWDALMKFSAVEYD
- the rpiB gene encoding ribose 5-phosphate isomerase B; translated protein: MNKTIVIGSDHGGYNLKQVFIACLKQWGYDVIDEGPDCLDSCDYPYFAAKVAEKVKADDNLMGVLICGTGQGMTMTANRMGVRSALCTNEFLARMAREHNDARILCLGERVTGQGLAVEILKAFLETDFGGDRHQRRIDLIDTVAK
- a CDS encoding PilZ domain-containing protein — protein: MDDNKRHSTRVKAGFEAYVTVDDVVIPVETRDISLKGALLVGCDDCHVGTHAELHIPLSPSVRIVTEGDIIRSGDNQIAMRFKEMDELSFTFLHRLVQLNAQDPVTIDDELMDVFEKF
- a CDS encoding IS3 family transposase (programmed frameshift) — protein: MEDKSKQRVRRTQRDYTMAFKLSVVAQVEKGEMTYKQAQALYGIQGRSTVLKWLRKHGTLDWSKSMVHSRKDPKARETPVQKIKRLEKELEEEKIKTALLNKMIEISDREFGTSIRKKPYPRAARSLQRERQISLSACCRQLGVSRQSVYQAEKRHDAREAMYQEAKAMVLNVRTRMPRLGTRKLYHLLKDAFSAKGIRLGRDGLFSLLRREHMLIKRRKNYTKTTNSKHWLKKHPNLLKDVQPRCPEQVFVSDITYVNTREQTCYLSLVTDAFSRKIMGYNVSRDLSAESTTKALDAAVENKRRRVNTIHHSDRGLQYASSVYQRKLQESGMVPSMTDGYDCYQNALAERMNGILKQEFMVTKCNDFAELNTLVRESVEIYNSQRPHLSLGMRTPNDVHESGCGARACRQSF
- a CDS encoding IS5 family transposase (programmed frameshift), which translates into the protein MQKRHALRDDQWDKIKEYLPGKQSDCGVTAKDNRLFIDAVMWIGKTGAPWRDLPESYGKWSSVHKRFIRWAKKGVWQMIFNTLAVDADTEWLMIDSTIVRAHQHSAGGKGAPPQQSVGKSRGGFSTKVHAATDALGCPTKFILTPGNTADCSMAIPLIEGQAAEHVLADKGYDSDEIVMAIEAMNANPVVPPRSHRKTRRTYDKHLYKERSAIECMFGNLKQFRRIATRYDKLATSYLAFVYVGAMWLWLK
- the tkt gene encoding transketolase, which gives rise to MTQMTDKTIAVVKGLIMDGVAKANSGHPGGAMSSADYATILFSEFLNFNPDDPKWFNRDRFILSAGHESMLLYALLHLNGFISMDDIKNFRQLDSLTPGHPEVHLTPGVEATTGPLGQGFAMTVGFAVAEAYLREKLGSDVMDHYTYVLSSDGDLQEPIALGAASLAGLWGLGKIIAYYDSNKIQLAGPTCQADCTDHKKVFEGLCWHVIEVDGHNHDEIRAAIKAGQLETSRPTLIIGNTTMAKGCATMEGSHKTHGEPLKADEIAATKEKLGLPAEDFHVAEDVLEAYRARFDGMREKADKWQALVEEKMADIDFAAIWEQVNKPRPELSIDWPEFTPGETMATRKAWGTCLDSVMDSLPTLIGGSADLDPSNQTMNFRTTYGDFAIDGYTARNLAFGVREFPMAAIMNGIQLHGGLMPFGATFLTFSDYCRNAIRMSALQELPVLYVFTHDSFWVGEDGPTHQPIEHVSSLRLIPDLIDLRPADAQETKVCLDIAMKQEKMPSAIFLTRQGLPILDPAEYPAVQDGPRKGGYVLKDCDGTPDLILIASGSEVSLALETAKLFKRKVRVVSMPSAKLFDAQPKSYKDEVLPPEVTARAAAEAGRTDYWYKYVGLEGVVLGIDHFGASAPGKTLSDKYGFTPENFAAMIREKY
- a CDS encoding DMT family transporter — encoded protein: MFINLTPGMRFMLVGTILFSIGSLLIKLAGEHVPTMQLLFLRGVVGVVLCWVLLRRSGVGFFGNRRWFLLARGLVGFISLFAEFYALIHLPLADATAIIFTHPAIVALLAWFVLKERLGKWGLVAVGASLTGVALVCRPSFLFGVGKADLDPVAVAVALAGVLVTALAILVVRTLAKTEHPAVVMAYPPLLICLIGPFFSHDWVMPTPIEWLYIAGIAISMNLGQYFMTRGYAIESAARISGITCLEMVFAAMWGVSFLGEIPDYWTISGGTLIVLGTFLLGRDSLDDTPEKSVA